The following is a genomic window from Patagioenas fasciata isolate bPatFas1 chromosome 1, bPatFas1.hap1, whole genome shotgun sequence.
ATGGAGAAACCACATCAAGCTCAGGAAGTCCCTGAGCTTCAAATTGTTGGAATCTGGGGAGGCACCAAGGAGAGATCTCATGCTATGTTTCCTTTCTCATGTTCTCCCCTCAGGGTCTGCTTTTGCTGCTGGGCGTGGGATCTGAGGCTGGATGGACCTTTGATGTGAGCCAGGGGATGGCTGTCCTTGTGCGCCTGGGCTCTCCTCGCTCAGGCTCCTGCAGCGACCAACATGTCCGGCTCATTTCCCACCAACACCTCGCTGTTGGAGCTGCACCTGACGGGCATCCCGGGGCTGCAGCACCTGCACCTCTGGATCTCCATCCCCTTCTGCATCATGTACCTCATCACACTGGTTGGGAACTGCATGCTCCTGTGCGTAATAAAGGCCGATCCCAGCCTGCATCTGCCCatgttcctcttcctctccatgcTAGCTGTCATTGACCTGGTGATGTCCACCTCCATCACCCCCAAAATGCTGGGCATCTTCTGGTTTCACTCCACCACCATCAGCCTGGGTGCCTGTCTTACCCAGATGTTCTTTGTTCACGCTTTCTCTGCAATGGAGTCAGGGGTGCTGGTGGCAATGGCCTTTGACCGCTACATGGCCATTTGTCACCCACTGCGGTATCTGTCCATCCTGACCAGTCCCGTTGTGGTTGTCATTGGCTTGGCCACCTTGCTCAGGGCTGTTGTTTTCATGGCCCCCCTCACCTTCCAGATTCGCTGCCTTCCCCTGTGCGGCCCGGCCATCGTGGAGCACTTGTACTGCGAGCACATGGCCGTGCTCAGACTGTCCTGCGAGGACGCTGCCTTCAGCAGCACCTACAGCCTCTCCATCTCCACCTTCGTGGTCAGCTTCGACTTGCTGCTCATCACCATCTCATACGTGCTCATCCTCCGGGCCGTGCTCGGCCTCTCCTCCCCACAGGCCCACAAAAAGGCCTTTGGTACCTGCGGCTCACACCTCTGCATCATGGCCCTCTACTACATCCCTGGGCTGCTCTCCATGTACATGGAGAGATACCACCAGGAGCTCCCAGCCTATATTCAGGTCCTGCTGGCTGATCTCTACCTACTCATCCCACCAGCATTCAACCCCCTGATCTACGGCATCAGGACGAAGCAGATTCGTGATGGAGCACGCAGGGTGATCTCCCGGAGGAGACCCATGGCAGGAGGGATTGGGTCTGGCCTTCAGGGCCCAAGGCTGGGGCTCATGAAGACAAAGTCCATTCCCTAAAATGGTCAGATCTTCTGCTGGACCTTGATGTGGCTCTCGGTGTATGTTCAGAGCTGCAGCTGCCTCAGGAAGTGTTGGCACCCACTGAATCCAGATCAGCACCAGGGGCTTCAGCTGGTTGTTCTGCCCATCCCTAGTGAGGCAGTGATGTTGGCACAGCACCTCCGggtgatccagctccctcagagcTCCCAACAAAAAGACCTTTGCAGCCACGACCTGAACTTGTTCTGACAAAATGACCTACCGCAGCTGAACCACGGAAAACAGCTGTTTCATCAGCGTATCATTCTAtgtgcagcagagctgtgccaagAGGTGCAAGGGACAT
Proteins encoded in this region:
- the LOC136099965 gene encoding olfactory receptor 52K2-like, whose product is MSGSFPTNTSLLELHLTGIPGLQHLHLWISIPFCIMYLITLVGNCMLLCVIKADPSLHLPMFLFLSMLAVIDLVMSTSITPKMLGIFWFHSTTISLGACLTQMFFVHAFSAMESGVLVAMAFDRYMAICHPLRYLSILTSPVVVVIGLATLLRAVVFMAPLTFQIRCLPLCGPAIVEHLYCEHMAVLRLSCEDAAFSSTYSLSISTFVVSFDLLLITISYVLILRAVLGLSSPQAHKKAFGTCGSHLCIMALYYIPGLLSMYMERYHQELPAYIQVLLADLYLLIPPAFNPLIYGIRTKQIRDGARRVISRRRPMAGGIGSGLQGPRLGLMKTKSIP